One part of the Macaca mulatta isolate MMU2019108-1 chromosome 6, T2T-MMU8v2.0, whole genome shotgun sequence genome encodes these proteins:
- the LOC144341302 gene encoding LOW QUALITY PROTEIN: uncharacterized protein LOC144341302 (The sequence of the model RefSeq protein was modified relative to this genomic sequence to represent the inferred CDS: inserted 4 bases in 3 codons; deleted 2 bases in 1 codon; substituted 2 bases at 2 genomic stop codons), with product PATVPPRMPAAAPGAGXSMIRQPLPPFLPQWNLHPAPCPTCPSPPHLLVPSTPFPLLSSNSHPLGCPPXAEPLDSMVPLFPXVIHCHSNPPVLMEHGSSQTVPSLHLILDTVLAGVCSHTDDPVLYPQLSSXCPQPLLLHRHPDHAGPLFLXSICSPLLLCSLTQLLHLMEVPGTRVVPSHSKSMSPASKELGPCAAAPSPTTFLRPPVMKKEKPMHIVPIFSPRNKGTFIIRFGTFYTRK from the exons CCGGCCACGGTGCCACCTAGGATGCCGGCTGCGGCACCAGGAGCTG ACTCTATGATCCGCCAGCCTTTGCCTCCCTTCCTGCCCCAGTGGAACCTGCATCCTGCACCCTGCCCCACCTGTCCCAGCCCTCCTCATCTCCTTGTCCCTTCCACACCgttccctctcctttcttcaaACTCACATCCCCTC GGATGCCCACCATAGGCTGAGCCTCTGGACTCCATGGTCCCCCTTTTTC CTGTCATCCACTGTCACTCCAACCCTCCTGTCCTCATGGAACATGGCAGCTCCCAAACTGTCCCTTCTCTCCACCTTATTCTTGACACCGTCCTGGCTGGTGTCTGCAGTCACACGGATGACCCAGTACTTTATCCCCAGCTCTCCTCCTGATGCCCACAGCCTCTGCTTCTGCACCGCCATCCGGATCATGCCGGGCCCCTTTTCCT CTCTATCTGCTCACCTCTTCTCTTGTGCTCTCTGACCCAGCTACTCCACCTGATGGAGGTGCCTGGGACACGGGTGGTCCCATCTCATTCCAAATCCATGTCCCCAGCCTCCAAAGAACTGGGACCCTGTGCAGCAGCCCCTTCTCCCACCACTTTCCTGAGACCGCCagtcatgaaaaaagaaaaacctatgcATATAGTACCCATCTTTTCACCTAGAAATAAAGGTACATTTATTATACGTTTTGGTACATTTTACACAAGAAAATAG
- the LOC144341379 gene encoding uncharacterized protein LOC144341379, which yields MSEKYCYLEVLAHGSLPYGDCLFRYSKQPWRRKEVVSPYSAESRPLSTCLTTLGASTRQLGTQTRLLPTCPLSPKPADNACGPSSWELLGPKILHFQGSPRGCRCCGSLDHTRRSHSH from the exons ATGTCAGAGAAGTACTGCTACCTGGAGGTGCTGGCTCATGGCAGCCTGCCCTATGGAG ATTGTCTTTTCAGATACAGCAAACAGCCTTGGAGAAGGAAAGAGGTGGTGTCTCCCTACAGCGCAGAGAGCAG GCCACTATCCACCTGCCTAACCACCCTGGGAGCAAGTACCAGACAACTAGGGACACAAACAAGGCTTTTGCCCACATGTCCGCTGTCTCCTAAGCCTGCTGACAACGCCTGtggcccctcctcctgggagcT GCTGGGTcccaagattctgcatttccaaggCTCTCCCAGGGGATGCCGATGCTGCGGGTCCTTGGACCACACTCGGAGGAGCCACTCACACTAG